A portion of the Jaculus jaculus isolate mJacJac1 chromosome 5, mJacJac1.mat.Y.cur, whole genome shotgun sequence genome contains these proteins:
- the Amer3 gene encoding LOW QUALITY PROTEIN: APC membrane recruitment protein 3 (The sequence of the model RefSeq protein was modified relative to this genomic sequence to represent the inferred CDS: substituted 2 bases at 2 genomic stop codons) encodes MELRRGKTFIKSSLVIAQEKPKEPAARAPVREDEGPRPRSLGAQPRPCSEKGSQTSPCAQGYGRCPNKETQSDPEVGPAPICGTTFKLMRKSRTHDSVPGAGKAAAATAHMVGSVSFPETPSGQRMIDYRHFVPQMPFVPAVAKSIPKKRISLKRSKKCFRNLFHMRRSKTENLGSLAAKGTGLPSPGIPLGAATARGKAVLLAGEGPGLDSLCQDLSDCELMPDASFDLCGALCEDVASLKSFGSLTGCGEIFADGSSVPSLELSGSPVSPAQMPQALESTPPGGPSQGSVERLASPAQNEASDFSKFWDGVNRSVRQQQRALLGPWSASPQGTGTEQPKLDAAGLAELPLFPCRGPPSGSKASSIDTGTPKSEQPESVSTSDEGYYDSFSPGLEEDRKEAVNTGTPAAAFPRDSYSGDALYELFYDPSEAPVGPSLDDDLCVSESLSGPALGTPLSMCSFHVGAEENLAPAPGPDLLSQGFLQSSWKGKECLLKLCDTELAITMGIVNWLRRTPSAPTPASGEPTAPPGPHRVPRGPAENPEGRRNHTLEMGKAMVCSVPSRQELWSSPGTKDLLTKERKAPGEAGKGAGIPSKDSALKEGTQECPETLSSVGSAAITADISNKSKDPASLVSPSSQEEPRRSGNPKYPQSLWRPGHGTNTLDSGPRLVSCVARGAAMQTYPDGQPPRQDMDSGFFRQPQAWGADPVQQKETSRTPSGEDACGPSSLASPQDQRCSDFFLDLNQLRLEPTRLGVQAYLSGGNQSLQPSPTAPGQAGLGDKPDPRSSLAPAACRSPQRYPPDKTDLALDSQQXRGGGVSCVCAKCCCSLLAXEGLHCGQQEGGARRPPVAEAHR; translated from the coding sequence ATGGAGCTGAGGCGAGGAAAGACCTTCATCAAATCCAGCCTGGTGATTGCCCAAGAGAAACCCAAAGAGCCAGCAGCCCGTGCTCCGGTGAGGGAGGACGAAGGTCCCCGCCCACGCTCACTGGGAGCGCAGCCAAGACCTTGCAGCGAGAAGGGCTCCCAGACCAGCCCCTGTGCCCAAGGGTATGGAAGGTGCCCCAACAAGGAGACACAGTCCGACCCTGAGGTGGGTCCTGCACCCATCTGTGGAACTACCTTCAAACTGATGCGGAAAAGCAGGACTCACGACAGTGTCCCTGGAGCTGGAAAGGCAGCTGCCGCCACGGCGCACATGGTGGGCAGCGTGAGCTTCCCAGAGACCCCCAGTGGCCAGCGGATGATTGACTACCGCCACTTTGTGCCACAGATGCCCTTCGTGCCGGCTGTGGCCAAGAGCATCCCCAAAAAACGGATTTCCTTGAAACGATCCAAGAAGTGCTTCCGAAACCTGTTCCACATGCGCAGAAGCAAGACAGAGAACTTGGGCTCATTGGCGGCTAAGGGGACGGGGCTGCCGTCCCCTGGGATCCCCCTGGGCGCAGCTACAGCCCGAGGCAAAGCCGTCCTCTTGGCAGGGGAGGGGCCGGGGCTGGACAGCCTTTGCCAGGACCTGTCTGATTGCGAGCTCATGCCTGACGCGTCCTTTGACCTCTGCGGTGCCCTGTGTGAGGATGTGGCCTCACTCAAAAGTTTTGGCTCGCTCACAGGCTGTGGGGAGATCTTTGCAGATGGAAGCTCGGTGCCATCTCTGGAGCTGAGCGGATCCCCCGTGAGCCCAGCCCAGATGCCCCAGGCCCTGGAGAGCACCCCTCCCGGGGGCCCCTCCCAGGGCAGTGTGGAACGGCTGGCGTCACCTGCCCAGAATGAGGCGTCCGACTTCTCCAAGTTCTGGGACGGTGTGAACCGCTCCGTGAGGCAGCAGCAGCGTGCCCTGCTGGGCCCATGGTCGGCCAGCCCCCAGGGGACAGGGACAGAGCAGCCCAAGCTAGATGCAGCCGGGTTGGCTGAGCTGCCCCTGTTCCCCTGCAGGGGTCCCCCGAGTGGCTCCAAAGCCAGCTCCATAGACACAGGAACCCCCAAAAGTGAGCAACCTGAATCTGTGTCCACAAGTGACGAGGGTTACTACGACTCCTTCTCGCCTGGCCtggaggaggacaggaaggaggctgtgAATACCGGCACCCCGGCGGCTGCCTTCCCAAGGGACAGCTACAGTGGGGACGCGCTTTATGAGCTCTTCTATGACCCCAGCGAGGCTCCTGTCGGCCCCAGCCTCGATGATGACCTCTGTGTGTCCGAGAGTCTGTCGGGGCCAGCCCTGGGGACGCCCCTGTCCATGTGCAGCTTCCATGTGGGCGCAGAAGAGAACCTGGCGCCAGCCCCCGGCCCTGACCTGCtcagccagggcttcctgcagagCTCTTGGAAGGGCAAGGAGTGTCTTCTGAAGCTCTGTGATACGGAGCTGGCCATCACCATGGGCATCGTCAACTGGCTCCGTCGCACCCCATCCGCCCCCACCCCGGCCTCAGGGGAGCCCACAGCTCCACCTGGCCCTCATAGAGTCCCTAGGGGACCGGCAGAGAACCCAGAAGGCAGGAGAAATCACACCTTAGAGATGGGCAAGGCCATGGTGTGTTCGGTACCCAGTAGACAGGAGCTGTGGTCAAGTCCGGGAACCAAAGACCTGCTTACTAAAGAAAGGAAGGCCCCAGGGGAGGCTGGCAAGGGAGCTGGTATCCCATCTAAGGACTCCGCTCTAAAGGAAGGGACACAAGAGTGCCCTGAAACTCTGTCCTCTGTGGGGTCTGCAGCCATCACAGCAGATATTTCCAACAAAAGCAAGGATCCAGCCTCACTCGTCTCTCCCAGCTCCCAGGAGGAACCTAGGCGGTCTGGGAACCCTAAATATCCCCAAAGCCTCTGGAGGCCAGGACACGGGACAAACACTTTAGATTCAGGGCCCAGGCTGGTCAGCTGTGTGGCCCGTGGGGCAGCCATGCAGACCTACCCAGATGGCCAGCCTCCAAGGCAGGACATGGACAGTGGCTTCTTCAGGCAGCCTCAGGCCTGGGGTGCTGACCCTGTGCAGCAGAAAGAGACCAGCCGAACCCCCAGTGGGGAAGACGCCTGTGGCCCATCCTCACTGGCCAGCCCACAGGACCAGAGATGCTCTGACTTCTTCCTGGACCTAAACCAGCTCAGGTTGGAGCCCACCAGGCTGGGTGTCCAGGCCTACCTCTCTGGGGGCAACCAGTCTCTGCAGCCCAGCCCCACGGCTCCAGGGCAGGCAGGACTTGGGGATAAGCCTGATCCTAGGTCTTCCTTGGCCCCTGCTGCCTGCCGGAGCCCCCAGCGTTATCCTCCAGACAAAACGGACCTCGCTTTGGACAGCCAGCAGTAGCGAGGGGGAGgggtctcctgtgtgtgtgcAAAATGCTGCTGCAGCCTCTTGGCCTGAGAGGGTCTCCACTGTGGCCAGCAAGAAGGTGGGGCTCGCAGGCCACCCGTGGCAGAGGCCCACCGGTGA